In the genome of Loxodonta africana isolate mLoxAfr1 chromosome 16, mLoxAfr1.hap2, whole genome shotgun sequence, one region contains:
- the LOC135227868 gene encoding cytoplasmic polyadenylated homeobox-like protein 2, translating into MDLEHEVLHRVAMEMASIPGPQRAAQEGSGAWEGLGSSPAVECGHDEEIGTEQKRRKGKQRHIFTEEELLILNKKFSENPYPDFTTRRELSNLVHCSIGVIATWFQNKRIRLPAKERRRIFVVKKGKAFPVQGHSPLSLQDTKPEAPKDGPEQSFSYAQETQLGRAGCSSVETQGVPSQQLGLDGSGVPNIQKEPGYALENSGNTANGLYPGSEFPSYRSAPGLHSPAASVEHFDRDRTERRESQYASPYLPYQVYSAPGGRQQQEERKDSPYSLLQGQQQNWWQCHLQQPQQPQHCQEKLWFQHPSHGDLGQQLPSLQAQEQSWYPQTNRESLSSQLQQAAPQTVAGSQPLPPGQDTQNGAAEQPRAQQQQLWDERSAGAIGWDYGSTSRRCALERACTRACGAKPTSTKAARQAQEQLQYLRQFVLQKDVLEQPCAIQALSLRQRQDIEQEVQEYQGLHHSTFGWEGHKAATLYSMIRTASAGYVTWSTTAAVIPPPAASPTEALAVKGTPTSAWPPSIQKAALSRKLESPVLTQVCSSHHHVLADSCCLRIPTPVTKSPVHVGPGKPRFEGTRRST; encoded by the exons ATGGATTTGGAACATGAGGTCCTCCACAGAGTTGCCATGGAAATGGCCTCCATCCCAGGGCCCCAGAGAGCGGCCCAGGAGGGGAGCGGGGCCTGGGAGGGCCTTGGCA GTTCCCCAGCTGTGGAGTGTGGTCATGATGAAGAAATAGGAACAGAACAGAAACGGAGAAAAGGAAAACAACGACATATATTTACTGAGGAAGAATTGCTCATACTTAATAAGAAATTTTCAGAGAACCCTTACCCTGATTTTACAACCAGAAGAGAACTGTCCAACCTAGTCCATTGTTCTATCGGTGTAATTGCT ACCTGGTTCCAGAATAAGAGAATTCGACTACCAGCTAAAGAGAGACGCAGAATCTTCGTGGTTAAGAAGGGAAAAGCGTTCCCTGTCCAAGGTCACTCACCTTTAAGCCTTCAGGATACCAAGCCCGAAGCTCCCAAGGATGGCCCTGAGCAGAGCTTCTCTTATGCCCAGGAGACTCAGCTGGGTAGAGCTGGCTGCTCCTCTGTGGAGACACAGGGGGTTCCCAGTCAACAGCTTGGCTTAGATGGCTCTGGGGTTCCAAACATTCAAAAGGAACCAGGCTATGCTTTGGAGAATTCAGGTAACACAGCAAACGGACTTTATCCTGGCTCTGAGTTTCCCAGCTACAGATCGGCACCTGGCCTTCATTCTCCTGCAGCGTCTGTGGAGCATTTTGACAGGGACAGGACCGAGAGACGGGAAAGTCAGTATGCAAGCCCCTACCTTCCGTACCAGGTTTACAGTGCGCCTGGAGGGAGGCAGCAGCAGGAGGAGCGGAAGGATAGTCCTTACTCCCTACTGCAAGGACAGCAGCAGAATTGGTGGCAGTGTCATCTCCAGCAGCCTCAACAGCCTCAGCATTGTCAAGAGAAGCTGTGGTTCCAGCACCCAAGTCATGGGGATCTAGGGCAGCAGTTGCCCTCCCTTCAGGCCCAGGAGCAGAGTTGGTATCCTCAAACCAACAGAGAGTCATTGTCTTCTCAGCTGCAGCAGGCAGCTCCCCAAACAGTGGCCGGGTCACAGCCACTGCCTCCGGGGCAAGATACGCAGAATGGAGCTGCAGAACAACCCAGGGCCCAGCAGCAACAGCTTTGGGATGAGCGGTCTGCTGGGGCCATTGGCTGGGACTACGGAAGTACATCCAGGAGATG TGCCCTGGAGAGAGCCTGTACTAGAGCATGTGGTGCAAAGCCAACAAGCACAAAGGCAGCAAGACAAGCCCAAGAGCAGCTGCAATATCTAAGGCAATTTGTGCTTCAGAAGGATGTTCTTGAACAGCCCTGCGCCATCCAGGCACTCTCTCTCCGTCAGAGGCAAGACATCGAACAAGAAGTACAGGAGTATCAAGGACTCCACCATAGCACTTTCGGATGGGAGGGCCACAAGGCTGCTACTCTCTACTCCATGATCAGGACAGCATCTGCAGGATACGTAACATGGTCTACAACGGCAGCGGTCATACCCCCTCCAGCAGCCAGCCCCACTGAAGCCCTGGCTGTGAAGGGCACCCCAACATCAGCCTGGCCTCCATCCATCCAAAAGGCAGCCCTCTCACGGAAGCTAGAGAGTCCTGTGCTGACGCAGGTGTGCAGCTCCCACCATCATGTCTTAGCTGACAGCTGCTGCCTCAGAATCCCGACTCCTGTGACCAAGTCGCCTGTGCATGTGGGACCAGGGAAACCAAGATTTGAGGGTACCCGGCGGAGCACCTGA